The Pelmatolapia mariae isolate MD_Pm_ZW linkage group LG10_11, Pm_UMD_F_2, whole genome shotgun sequence genome includes a region encoding these proteins:
- the LOC134637443 gene encoding chemerin-like receptor 1 codes for MGPGQSTLEAASAHIQRAAIIMYCLIIIVGTLGNALVIYVTGFKMKKTVNSIWFLNLAIADFLFTAFLMFSVISLSQSHQWPFGQFMCKLNNFVSLVNMFASIFTLTAISLDRCLSIWVVVWAQNKRTVCKAQIICVGIWVTAAICSTPYATFRTVLGDNGTYYCSYSMAHEQKWSLHIFRFLMGFVIPFLVIVVSYVAIGIRAMRMQTTRRRRSRRIIFAIIFAFFICWLPFHVFNFIEIKAMNNPDLWTIVRIMGPLTVSLAFLNSCLNPILYVFMCEEFMKKLRQSICFVLESALAEDHVSFMSTRSMSSTFSRISRKSDAATTLEKINPAALESCTGSKVVITEKTLST; via the exons ATGGGGCCTG GTCAATCTACACTGGAAGCAGCTTCGGCACACATACAAAGAGCCGCCATTATCATGTACTGCTTGATAATTATAGTTGGAACTCTCGGCAACGCTCTGGTTATCTACGTGACGGGAttcaaaatgaagaaaacagtcAACTCAATTTGGTTTCTCAACTTGGCCATAGCTGACTTCCTTTTCACAGCCTTCCTGATGTTCTCAgtcatttctctctctcagagTCACCAATGGCCTTTTGGACAATTCATGTGCAAGCTCAACAACTTTGTGAGTTTAGTCAACATGTTTGCCAGCATCTTTACTCTGACAGCTATAAGTTTGGATCGTTGCTTGTCCATCTGGGTGGTGGTGTGGGCACAGAACAAACGCACAGTCTGCAAAGCTCAGATCATATGTGTTGGTATCTGGGTGACTGCTGCAATCTGCAGCACTCCTTATGCCACTTTTCGCACCGTGTTAGGAGATAATGGGACATATTACTGTAGTTATTCTATGGCACATGAACAAAAATGGAGTCTCCACATTTTTCGCTTTCTCATGGGCTTTGTGATCCCATTCCTGGTAATAGTCGTCTCTTATGTGGCCATAGGCATACGTGCAATGCGCATGCAGACAACAAGGAGAAGGAGATCTCGCAGAATCATTTTTGCCATCATTTTTGCATTCTTCATCTGCTGGTTACCCttccatgtttttaattttatagaAATAAAGGCTATGAATAACCCAGACCTCTGGACCATTGTTAGAATCATGGGTCCTCTGACTGTGAGTCTGGCTTTTCTGAACAGCTGCCTGAACCCCATCCTCTATGTTTTCATGTGTGAAGAATTCATGAAGAAGCTTCGGCAGTCAATATGTTTTGTACTTGAGAGTGCTTTGGCAGAGGACCATGTGTCATTTATGTCCACTCGCTCCATGTCATCAACATTTTCAAGGATTTCCCGAAAGTCAGATGCTGCCACAACTTTAGAGAAGATCAACCCAGCTGCTTTAGAATCCTGCACAGGAAGCAAAGTCGTCATCACTGAAAAGACACTGAGCACTTAA